A window of the Janthinobacterium agaricidamnosum NBRC 102515 = DSM 9628 genome harbors these coding sequences:
- the lpdA gene encoding dihydrolipoyl dehydrogenase — translation MSTVEVKVPNIGDFKEVEVIELMVKVGDTIKVDQSLITVESDKASMEIPSTHAGVVKELKIKVGDKVAEGSVLLVVDAAGADATAPAPAAAAAPAPAAAPVAAPAAAIVPAGNYSGQVDIDVDMMVLGGGPGGYSAAFRAADLGLSTVIVERYVTLGGVCLNVGCIPSKALLHVASVIDETAHMSHTGVTFAKPAIDIDQVRKYKEGVIKNMTGGLAGMAKARKTQVVTGVGQFLSANHIEVTAADGTKKVVQFKQAIIAAGSSVVKLPFVPEDPRIVDSTGALELRQIPKRMLVIGGGIIGLEMATVYSTFGARIDVVEMMDGLMQGADRDAVKVWQKFNEKRFDNIMTKTRTVAVEALPEGIKVSFEAAEAGATAPAPQLYDLVLVAVGRSPNGKKLAADKAGVQVTDRGFINVDSQMRTNVPNIFAIGDLVGQPMLAHKAVHEGHVAAEAAAGQKSHFDVKVIPSVAYTDPEVAWAGITEDEAKAKGIKVEKGHFPWAASGRAVANGRAEGYTKLLFDAETHRIVGGTIVGTHAGDMIGEIALAIEMGADGTDIGKTIHPHPTLGESIGMAAEVYEGVCTDLPPPRKR, via the coding sequence ATGAGCACAGTAGAGGTAAAAGTACCGAATATCGGCGACTTCAAGGAAGTCGAAGTCATCGAACTGATGGTCAAGGTGGGCGACACCATCAAGGTGGACCAGTCGCTGATCACCGTGGAATCGGACAAGGCCAGCATGGAAATTCCTTCGACCCACGCCGGCGTGGTCAAGGAATTGAAGATCAAGGTCGGCGATAAAGTCGCCGAAGGCAGCGTGCTGCTGGTGGTCGATGCGGCTGGTGCCGATGCAACTGCCCCGGCACCAGCCGCTGCTGCTGCGCCTGCACCGGCAGCAGCACCTGTTGCTGCGCCAGCGGCCGCGATCGTCCCGGCCGGCAATTACAGCGGCCAGGTCGATATCGATGTCGACATGATGGTGCTGGGCGGCGGTCCCGGCGGTTATTCGGCGGCGTTCCGCGCGGCCGACCTGGGGCTGAGCACCGTCATCGTCGAGCGTTATGTAACGCTGGGCGGGGTCTGCCTGAACGTCGGCTGCATCCCGTCGAAAGCGCTGCTGCACGTGGCGTCGGTGATCGACGAGACGGCGCATATGTCCCACACCGGCGTCACGTTCGCCAAGCCGGCCATCGACATCGACCAGGTGCGCAAGTACAAGGAAGGCGTGATCAAGAACATGACCGGCGGTCTGGCCGGCATGGCCAAGGCACGCAAGACGCAAGTGGTCACTGGTGTCGGCCAGTTTCTGAGCGCCAACCACATCGAAGTGACGGCTGCTGACGGCACCAAGAAGGTTGTGCAGTTCAAGCAGGCCATCATCGCCGCCGGTTCGTCGGTGGTCAAACTGCCGTTCGTGCCGGAAGATCCGCGCATCGTCGATTCGACCGGCGCGCTGGAGTTGCGCCAGATCCCGAAACGCATGCTGGTCATCGGCGGCGGCATCATCGGCCTGGAAATGGCGACGGTGTACTCGACCTTCGGCGCGCGCATCGACGTGGTTGAAATGATGGATGGACTGATGCAGGGCGCCGACCGCGATGCGGTCAAGGTCTGGCAAAAGTTCAACGAAAAACGCTTCGACAACATCATGACCAAGACCAGGACGGTTGCTGTCGAAGCCCTGCCGGAAGGCATCAAGGTCAGCTTTGAAGCAGCGGAAGCGGGCGCCACCGCGCCTGCGCCGCAGCTCTACGACCTGGTGCTGGTGGCCGTCGGCCGCAGCCCGAACGGCAAGAAACTGGCCGCCGACAAGGCTGGCGTGCAAGTGACCGACCGCGGCTTCATCAATGTCGACAGCCAGATGCGCACCAACGTGCCGAACATCTTCGCCATCGGCGACCTGGTCGGCCAGCCGATGCTGGCCCACAAGGCGGTGCATGAAGGCCACGTTGCCGCTGAAGCGGCGGCAGGCCAGAAGTCGCACTTCGACGTCAAGGTGATTCCATCGGTGGCCTACACCGATCCGGAAGTGGCATGGGCCGGCATTACCGAAGACGAAGCGAAAGCCAAGGGCATCAAGGTCGAGAAGGGCCACTTCCCTTGGGCCGCTTCCGGCCGCGCCGTGGCCAATGGCCGCGCCGAAGGCTACACCAAGCTGCTGTTCGACGCGGAAACCCACCGCATCGTCGGCGGTACCATCGTCGGCACGCACGCCGGCGACATGATCGGTGAAATCGCGCTGGCGATCGAGATGGGCGCCGACGGCACCGACATCGGCAAGACCATCCATCCTCACCCGACGCTGGGCGAATCGATCGGCATGGCGGCCGAAGTGTACGAAGGCGTGTGCACCGATTTGCCGCCGCCGCGCAAGCGCTAA
- a CDS encoding TetR/AcrR family transcriptional regulator: MSLASRKNDASDHAQPDVADPISTDSTPAPASDPEFCCASKPAGRPRAADQEARLEHLLDTAGCLFLQHGYGKVSLESIAREAHVAVRTIYVKFGGKAGLFNAVVERRRSAYFSTMTAMDADRRPMQEILGDFALRFVRLINKPEAVRLNRMVVAEAEASPELALTFHKVGPGQTRELLIRFFSRPAIRSHFREQVPVDMLALHLINCLMGDQMSRLLFPSTHMPSDQESRRNAEQGLDLFFKGTLKS; the protein is encoded by the coding sequence ATGTCATTAGCCAGCCGCAAAAATGACGCGTCGGATCATGCCCAGCCGGACGTGGCCGACCCGATTTCCACCGACAGCACACCGGCGCCGGCGTCAGATCCCGAATTCTGTTGCGCCAGCAAGCCGGCCGGACGCCCGCGCGCCGCCGACCAGGAAGCGCGCCTCGAACATTTGCTCGATACGGCCGGTTGCCTGTTCCTGCAACATGGTTACGGCAAGGTCAGCCTGGAAAGCATCGCGCGCGAAGCGCACGTCGCGGTACGTACGATTTACGTCAAGTTCGGCGGCAAGGCCGGCTTGTTCAATGCGGTGGTGGAACGGCGCCGTTCGGCCTATTTCTCGACGATGACGGCGATGGATGCCGATCGCCGTCCGATGCAAGAGATACTGGGCGATTTTGCGCTGCGCTTCGTCAGGCTGATCAACAAGCCGGAAGCGGTGCGCCTGAACCGGATGGTGGTCGCCGAGGCGGAAGCCTCGCCGGAACTGGCGCTGACCTTCCACAAGGTCGGCCCGGGCCAGACCCGCGAATTATTGATACGCTTTTTCAGCCGGCCCGCCATCCGCAGCCATTTCCGCGAACAAGTGCCGGTCGACATGCTGGCGTTGCACCTGATCAACTGCCTGATGGGCGATCAAATGTCGCGCCTGCTGTTCCCGTCGACCCATATGCCGAGCGACCAGGAATCGCGCCGCAACGCGGAACAGGGACTGGACCTGTTCTTCAAGGGCACCCTCAAGTCTTGA
- a CDS encoding HlyD family secretion protein: MSEQHNLAEQKVLGAVPPAVPASAPVAPAAATPPNRRVMVIAGLIAIAAIGAGGRMWYRSHYFVDTDNAYVSGHVHPVSSRIAGVVTRVLIDDNQVVKEGDVIAELDPFDQRVKAEQIQAQIASAEQQVLQSDAQIAQVKAQASAAQAQVVQSEALLLRARQDADRFGQLYTSQMKAVSKAEVDAANAGRTSAVADLAARRDSAAAAKEQIAAAGAARDVLKAQVEVLRVQLKDAQQQLAYNQILAPVSGRIGKRNVETGMRVQPGQQLAAIVQDNVWVTANFKETQLADLHRGQAVHVRVDALPGKKLVGTLDSFAPASGAQFALLPADNATGNFTKIVQRVPVKVVFKPEDIKALDGRLVPGMSVVAEVEVNQPEAAGGATKTATR, translated from the coding sequence ATGTCTGAGCAGCACAACCTGGCCGAACAAAAAGTACTTGGCGCGGTACCGCCAGCAGTCCCGGCGTCGGCCCCTGTTGCGCCCGCCGCGGCGACGCCGCCGAACCGCCGTGTGATGGTCATCGCCGGCCTGATCGCGATCGCCGCGATCGGCGCCGGCGGCCGCATGTGGTATCGCAGCCATTATTTCGTCGATACCGACAATGCCTATGTGTCCGGCCACGTACATCCGGTGTCCTCGCGCATTGCCGGCGTGGTCACCCGCGTGCTGATCGACGATAACCAGGTGGTCAAGGAAGGCGATGTGATCGCCGAACTCGATCCATTCGACCAGCGCGTCAAGGCCGAGCAAATCCAGGCCCAGATCGCCAGCGCCGAGCAGCAAGTCTTGCAATCCGATGCGCAAATCGCCCAGGTGAAGGCGCAAGCGAGCGCGGCGCAGGCGCAAGTGGTGCAGTCGGAAGCGCTGCTGCTGCGCGCCAGACAGGACGCCGACCGTTTTGGCCAGTTGTATACCAGCCAGATGAAAGCCGTGTCGAAAGCGGAAGTGGATGCCGCCAACGCCGGCCGGACCAGCGCGGTGGCCGACCTGGCCGCGCGCCGCGACAGCGCGGCCGCCGCCAAGGAGCAGATCGCCGCAGCCGGCGCGGCCCGCGACGTGTTGAAGGCGCAAGTGGAAGTATTGCGTGTGCAATTGAAAGACGCGCAACAACAATTGGCGTATAACCAGATCCTGGCGCCGGTATCGGGCCGCATCGGCAAGCGCAATGTCGAGACCGGCATGCGGGTGCAGCCCGGCCAGCAATTGGCCGCCATCGTGCAAGACAATGTATGGGTCACCGCCAACTTCAAGGAAACGCAGCTGGCCGACCTGCATCGCGGCCAGGCTGTGCATGTCCGCGTCGATGCGCTGCCGGGCAAGAAACTGGTCGGCACGCTGGACAGCTTCGCCCCTGCATCGGGCGCGCAATTCGCGTTGCTGCCGGCCGATAACGCCACCGGTAATTTCACCAAGATCGTGCAGCGCGTGCCGGTCAAGGTCGTGTTCAAGCCGGAAGACATCAAGGCCCTCGACGGCCGCCTGGTGCCGGGCATGTCGGTGGTCGCCGAAGTGGAAGTGAACCAGCCCGAGGCCGCCGGCGGCGCCACCAAGACCGCGACCCGCTAA
- a CDS encoding DHA2 family efflux MFS transporter permease subunit encodes MSSSTTTLARPPAFPAISEHVSGRTWIAVAAGMLGAFMAVLDIQITNSSLKDILGALSATQEEGSWISTAYLVAEIIVIPLTALLTRAFGLRTYMIGTTSLFLLFSTLCGASWNLQSMIVFRMLQGFTGGALIPMAFTLVMTKLPPAKRSTGVAIFGLTATLAPAMGPTLGGYLSEIYGWPSIFYINWVPGVLLIAGMMYGLEREPKNLTLLWKADWLGIACMALGLGSLTIFLEEGNTKDWFDSLFIITFAGLAIAGLLGWVITNATSKEPFVNLSLYGTRNFLVATVLSAVTGMGLYGSAFLLPLFLGQIAGYSPMQIGEVIMWVGLPQLLIMPFVARMSSRVDNRILCSFGLLLFGGSCLMNAYMDAGTGYDQLLWSQVVRALGQPFVMLTLSNFAMKGVAPKDMPSASSLFNMTRNLGGSIGIALLATALSTREHFHSQRLGESVSMLASATQLRIDQLTQSFIGKGYDAVTAGQQALAAIDGVVRREAYVMAYNDGFFLIGCILIGCIVPLWLADKLKAPGSGGGGH; translated from the coding sequence ATGAGCAGCTCGACAACCACACTGGCACGGCCGCCAGCCTTTCCTGCCATCAGCGAACACGTGTCCGGCCGTACCTGGATCGCGGTCGCGGCCGGCATGCTGGGCGCCTTCATGGCGGTGCTCGACATCCAGATCACCAACTCGTCGCTGAAGGATATCCTCGGCGCGCTGTCGGCCACCCAGGAAGAAGGCTCGTGGATTTCCACCGCCTACCTGGTGGCGGAAATCATCGTCATCCCGCTGACCGCGCTGTTGACGCGGGCGTTCGGCTTGCGCACCTATATGATCGGCACCACTTCCTTGTTCCTGCTGTTTTCGACCTTGTGCGGCGCGTCGTGGAACCTGCAAAGCATGATCGTGTTCCGCATGCTGCAAGGCTTTACCGGCGGCGCGCTGATACCGATGGCGTTCACGCTGGTGATGACCAAGCTGCCGCCGGCCAAGCGCTCCACCGGCGTCGCCATTTTCGGCCTGACTGCGACGCTGGCGCCGGCGATGGGACCGACGCTGGGCGGCTACCTCAGCGAAATCTATGGCTGGCCATCGATTTTCTACATCAACTGGGTGCCGGGCGTGCTGCTGATCGCCGGCATGATGTACGGCCTGGAGCGCGAGCCGAAGAACTTGACATTGCTGTGGAAAGCCGACTGGCTGGGCATCGCCTGCATGGCGCTCGGTCTCGGTTCGCTGACGATTTTCCTGGAAGAGGGCAATACCAAGGATTGGTTCGATTCGCTGTTCATCATCACCTTCGCCGGCCTGGCGATCGCCGGCCTGCTGGGCTGGGTCATCACCAATGCCACCAGCAAGGAGCCGTTCGTCAACCTGTCGCTGTATGGCACGCGTAACTTCCTGGTGGCCACCGTGCTGTCGGCGGTGACCGGCATGGGCTTGTACGGTTCGGCCTTTTTGCTGCCGCTGTTCCTCGGCCAGATCGCCGGCTATTCGCCGATGCAGATCGGCGAAGTGATCATGTGGGTCGGCTTGCCGCAATTGCTGATCATGCCGTTCGTCGCCAGGATGTCGTCGCGGGTCGACAACCGCATCCTGTGCAGCTTCGGCTTGCTGTTGTTCGGCGGCTCCTGCCTGATGAACGCGTACATGGACGCGGGCACCGGCTACGACCAGCTGCTGTGGTCGCAAGTGGTGCGCGCGCTGGGCCAGCCGTTCGTCATGCTGACCTTGTCGAACTTCGCCATGAAAGGCGTGGCGCCGAAAGACATGCCGTCGGCGTCGAGCCTGTTCAACATGACCCGAAACCTGGGCGGTTCGATCGGCATCGCGCTGCTGGCGACGGCGCTCAGCACGCGCGAACATTTTCATTCGCAGCGGCTGGGCGAATCGGTCAGCATGCTGGCAAGCGCCACCCAATTGCGGATCGACCAGCTGACCCAGTCCTTCATCGGCAAGGGCTACGACGCGGTCACCGCCGGCCAGCAGGCGCTGGCGGCGATCGACGGCGTGGTGCGGCGCGAAGCGTATGTGATGGCTTACAACGACGGCTTTTTCCTGATTGGCTGCATCTTGATCGGCTGTATCGTGCCGCTGTGGCTGGCCGATAAATTGAAGGCGCCGGGCAGCGGTGGCGGCGGGCATTAA
- a CDS encoding efflux transporter outer membrane subunit, producing the protein MLTRLKSITVAVGAALAVAGCTTVGPDFKAPAHVADSAFRYQAGASDNTAQLPKDWWSVFGDATLDRLEQGALRDNPSVRVAAQRLLQALAQTNRAHAARMPEVDGGIGVSNTRSSAYTSQGLALGGQSISGNNYSAGVSFSYELDLVGQLRRLVEAADAEVLVAEASRDGVLLMLASQVATNYWQLRGLDAEMAILDGALATRRESEQLVEARFNAGLTNELDLARARVERANAQADLHEVRRQRNLLENKLAVLIGKSPAEMSLPAAEHAEALPQPPAIPVGLPASLLAQRPDLAGSMANLRSTNAQIGIAEAAFYPSVKLTGSYGYASESLRDLAKGGARQFSAGPLSLSLPIFSGGRNEANLALTKARYEEALADHESKLLTALREVEDALSDLEQRQLQGQAQQESQQAAARAYLVARARYERGVSNYLDVTDAQRSSLAADRAAVQIKTQRLLATVAVARALGAGWQPSAALAAVADGASAQ; encoded by the coding sequence ATGTTGACACGTTTAAAAAGCATCACCGTGGCCGTTGGCGCCGCGTTGGCGGTGGCCGGCTGCACCACGGTCGGCCCGGATTTCAAGGCGCCGGCGCATGTCGCCGACAGCGCTTTCCGGTACCAGGCCGGCGCCAGCGACAATACCGCGCAGTTGCCGAAAGACTGGTGGAGCGTGTTCGGCGACGCGACCCTGGACCGCCTCGAACAGGGCGCGCTGCGCGACAATCCGAGCGTGCGCGTGGCGGCCCAGCGCCTGCTGCAGGCGCTGGCGCAAACCAACCGCGCGCACGCGGCCCGGATGCCGGAAGTGGACGGCGGCATCGGTGTGTCGAATACCCGCAGTTCGGCCTATACTTCGCAAGGACTGGCGCTGGGCGGACAGTCGATCAGCGGCAACAACTACAGCGCCGGCGTGTCGTTTTCGTATGAACTCGACCTGGTCGGCCAATTGCGCCGACTGGTCGAGGCGGCCGATGCCGAGGTGCTGGTGGCCGAGGCCAGCCGCGACGGCGTGCTGCTGATGCTGGCGTCGCAAGTGGCGACCAACTACTGGCAATTGCGCGGCCTGGACGCCGAGATGGCGATCCTGGACGGCGCGCTGGCCACCCGCCGCGAATCGGAGCAACTGGTCGAGGCGCGCTTCAACGCCGGCTTGACCAATGAACTGGACCTGGCCCGCGCGCGGGTCGAACGGGCCAACGCGCAGGCCGATTTGCACGAGGTGCGGCGGCAGCGTAATTTGCTGGAAAATAAATTGGCTGTGTTGATCGGCAAATCGCCGGCCGAGATGTCATTGCCGGCCGCCGAGCATGCCGAAGCGTTGCCGCAACCGCCGGCGATTCCGGTCGGCTTGCCGGCCAGCCTGCTGGCGCAGCGTCCCGACCTGGCCGGCAGCATGGCCAACCTGCGCTCGACCAATGCGCAAATCGGCATCGCCGAAGCCGCGTTTTACCCATCGGTGAAATTGACCGGCAGTTACGGCTATGCGTCGGAAAGCTTGCGCGACCTGGCCAAGGGCGGTGCGCGCCAGTTCAGCGCCGGGCCGTTGTCCTTGTCGCTGCCGATCTTTTCCGGTGGCCGCAACGAGGCCAACCTGGCGCTGACCAAGGCGCGTTACGAAGAAGCGCTGGCCGACCATGAAAGCAAGCTGCTGACCGCCTTGCGCGAAGTGGAAGACGCGTTGTCGGACCTGGAACAGCGCCAGTTGCAGGGCCAGGCCCAGCAAGAGTCGCAGCAGGCGGCGGCGCGCGCCTACCTGGTGGCGCGCGCGCGTTACGAGCGCGGCGTGTCGAACTACCTCGACGTCACCGACGCGCAGCGCAGTTCGCTGGCGGCCGACCGCGCGGCGGTACAGATCAAGACCCAGCGCCTGCTGGCGACGGTCGCCGTGGCGCGTGCGCTGGGCGCCGGCTGGCAGCCCAGCGCCGCGCTGGCGGCGGTGGCTGACGGCGCCAGCGCACAATAA
- a CDS encoding chitosanase: MQLVASAENSSLDWKAQYAYIEDISDGRGYTGGIIGFTSGTGDMLELVEAYTKTNSGNVLSTYLPALRKVNGTASHAGLDPNFVAHWKVAAKDPAFQKGQDTLRDNMYFNPSVAQAKQDGLGTLGQFIYYDAIVMHGPGGDTLSNSFYGLRAQALRRALPPSQGGNETAYLNAFLDVRRALMAGESDHAGNVDRIDTQQRLFLKNGNLDLKTPLSWSVNGDSYQIP; this comes from the coding sequence ATGCAACTGGTCGCCAGCGCCGAAAATTCATCGCTGGACTGGAAGGCGCAATATGCCTATATCGAAGACATCAGCGACGGCCGGGGTTATACCGGCGGCATCATCGGTTTCACGTCCGGCACCGGCGACATGCTGGAACTGGTCGAAGCCTACACCAAGACCAACTCAGGCAATGTGCTGAGCACATACCTGCCGGCGCTGCGCAAGGTCAACGGCACCGCGTCGCACGCCGGCCTCGATCCGAATTTTGTAGCCCACTGGAAAGTCGCCGCCAAGGATCCGGCGTTCCAGAAAGGCCAGGACACGCTGCGCGACAATATGTATTTCAATCCGTCCGTGGCACAGGCCAAGCAAGACGGTTTGGGGACGCTGGGACAATTCATCTACTACGACGCGATCGTCATGCACGGGCCGGGCGGCGACACGCTCAGCAATAGTTTTTACGGCTTGCGCGCCCAGGCGCTGCGCCGCGCATTGCCGCCGTCGCAGGGCGGCAATGAGACGGCGTACCTGAATGCGTTCCTGGATGTGCGGCGCGCGCTGATGGCCGGTGAATCCGACCATGCCGGCAATGTCGACCGGATCGACACCCAGCAGCGCCTGTTCCTGAAAAACGGCAACCTGGACTTGAAAACGCCGTTGAGCTGGAGCGTCAACGGCGATTCATACCAGATCCCCTGA
- a CDS encoding chitosanase, translating to MTYFATYFGRSNATVLFVIGLTLSACGGGGGAGGQPANPSAPAGPDTPVVTPPPPPSPPPASADGLSAADKKEIAMQLVSSAENSSLNWKAQYGYIEDIGDGRGYTAGIIGFTSGTGDMLELVTAYNAIQPVNVLGKYLPALRKVNGSASHDGLDPNFVADWGIAAQDAVFKQSQDTLRDNEYFNPAVALAKQDGLRTLGQFIYYDAIVMHGPGSDTQRSSFNGIRAVALQKALPPSKGGDETAYLNAFLDVRRALMLSESDHAGNIDRIDTEQRLFLQNANLDLKTPLNWKVNQTSFHIP from the coding sequence ATGACTTATTTCGCCACATATTTTGGCCGGAGCAACGCTACCGTGCTGTTCGTCATCGGATTGACGTTAAGCGCTTGCGGCGGTGGAGGAGGCGCAGGCGGCCAGCCGGCCAACCCCAGCGCACCGGCCGGCCCGGACACGCCGGTCGTGACCCCGCCGCCACCGCCGTCACCGCCACCGGCCTCTGCAGACGGCTTGAGCGCGGCCGACAAGAAGGAAATCGCGATGCAGCTGGTCTCCAGCGCCGAAAACTCATCGCTGAACTGGAAGGCGCAATACGGCTATATCGAGGATATCGGCGACGGTCGCGGTTATACCGCCGGCATCATCGGCTTCACCTCCGGCACCGGCGACATGCTGGAACTGGTCACCGCCTATAACGCGATCCAGCCAGTCAATGTGCTGGGCAAATACCTGCCGGCGCTGCGCAAGGTCAATGGCAGCGCCTCGCACGATGGCCTCGATCCGAATTTCGTCGCCGATTGGGGCATTGCCGCCCAAGATGCGGTATTCAAGCAAAGCCAGGACACGCTGCGCGATAATGAATATTTCAATCCCGCCGTGGCGCTGGCCAAGCAGGACGGTTTGCGCACGCTGGGCCAATTCATCTACTACGACGCGATCGTCATGCACGGCCCGGGTTCGGATACCCAGCGCAGCAGTTTTAACGGCATCCGCGCCGTTGCGCTGCAAAAGGCGCTGCCGCCATCGAAGGGCGGCGATGAAACAGCGTACCTGAACGCGTTCCTGGATGTGCGGCGCGCACTGATGCTCAGCGAATCCGACCACGCCGGCAATATCGACCGGATCGATACCGAGCAGCGCCTGTTCCTGCAAAATGCGAACCTGGACTTGAAAACGCCGTTGAACTGGAAGGTCAACCAGACCTCTTTCCACATTCCCTGA
- a CDS encoding chitosanase, which translates to MTYIAPYMRRKHAAVLLAISVGLTLGACGGGNAEPGAAATSLQGRVVVVNTPDGLNAPDKKELAMELVSSSENSTLDWKSQYAIIEDIGDERGYTAGLVGFTSATDDMLDLVKAYTVAEPGNILSQYLPALQQVNHSASHAGLDPNFVPDWKNAATDPVFQQAQMNVLNAQYFDPAVILAKQDGLGTLGQFIYYDAIVMHGPGSAKKPHSLQGIRAAALLKALPPARKGDETAYLAAFLDARRALMLTESDHKHNIDRIDTQQRLFLTSGNLNLNTPLSWKVNHDPYQIN; encoded by the coding sequence ATGACTTATATCGCACCATATATGAGGCGCAAGCATGCGGCCGTGCTGCTCGCCATCAGCGTTGGATTGACATTAGGCGCGTGCGGCGGCGGCAATGCCGAACCGGGCGCCGCCGCGACCTCGCTGCAAGGCCGCGTGGTCGTGGTCAATACGCCGGACGGCCTGAACGCACCGGATAAAAAGGAGCTCGCGATGGAACTGGTGTCCAGTTCCGAAAACTCGACGCTGGACTGGAAGTCGCAATATGCGATTATCGAAGACATCGGCGATGAGCGCGGTTATACCGCCGGCCTGGTCGGTTTCACCTCGGCCACCGACGACATGCTCGACCTGGTCAAGGCGTATACCGTTGCCGAGCCAGGCAATATCCTGAGTCAATATTTACCAGCGCTGCAGCAAGTGAATCACAGCGCCTCGCACGCCGGCCTCGATCCGAATTTTGTGCCGGACTGGAAGAACGCCGCCACCGATCCCGTGTTCCAGCAAGCCCAGATGAACGTATTAAATGCGCAATATTTCGATCCCGCCGTGATCCTGGCCAAGCAGGATGGCCTGGGCACGCTGGGACAATTCATTTACTACGACGCCATCGTCATGCACGGTCCGGGTAGCGCCAAGAAACCGCACAGCCTGCAAGGCATCCGCGCCGCGGCGCTGCTCAAGGCCCTGCCGCCGGCCCGGAAAGGCGATGAAACGGCGTACCTGGCCGCCTTCCTGGATGCCCGCCGCGCGCTGATGCTGACCGAGTCCGACCACAAGCACAATATCGACCGGATCGACACCCAGCAGCGCCTGTTCCTGACAAGCGGCAACCTGAACTTGAACACGCCGCTGAGCTGGAAAGTCAACCACGATCCCTATCAAATCAATTGA